A single Trichosurus vulpecula isolate mTriVul1 unplaced genomic scaffold, mTriVul1.pri scaffold_163_arrow_ctg1, whole genome shotgun sequence DNA region contains:
- the CCDC120 gene encoding coiled-coil domain-containing protein 120 isoform X4 → MIRMEVRGQLISSPSYNCPALPLEESPPVKVERLRVLLERQRGLQETLTLKLRELRRVCLQEAELTGRLPAEYPLEPGEQPHPIRRRAAPIPPQPRGLCPSGVLALETLEREVSVQRQIAAAARRLALAPELSVEQRRRRRQVQADASQRLLELEEQLRGSRALVGLPLPMPPGHGGPGLRTRVAQLSQDDASRSESSSLSESASHENEDHHSERPALPKARDQLRASVSAGGSPERRPPWKAMPSLPATELYGDLKSRRNSVASPTSPTRTLPRSISSFEGRSVPATPVLARGPAPQLCRLEGLHSRQWSGSQDSQMGFPHTDGPWERAFLVSGRTRRSNSSEALLVDRGAGISSFVCARLPPEGPPVSPPCKSNESIFERPVPVPPPAFSSRTAGPPDPPRAARPSSAAPPAPRGRPLPAYGDLLLDYYLARGGQCWPEGPGHLSCRDGLLVFFPPAPSALQGDGGGGIGSPLLRAKDAPPHGGPGRGLTSRTKSDDGGPLPGSFWAGPGPTRYHSHPDQSAADPRGGHKALALEGLRDWYIRNVGSTGGGAVAGLHPSARGLLPEGQALHPSPFSWHHSSYPQGLLLHTAHGTEASPEPYLGYAGVALPSAVVAAPTAATALPHSLSFTAPPVSGRHYADFLYPPELSSHLSDLALEGDRPLDSDPRTPGTLV, encoded by the exons ATGATAAG GATGGAGGTCAGAGGGCAACTCATCAGCTCCCCAAGCTACAACTGTCCAG CACTGCCCCTGGAAGAGAGCCCCCCAGTGAAGGTGGAGAGACTTCGGGTGCTGCTGGAACGCCAGCGGGGCCTACAGGAGACCCTTACTCTGAAGCTTCGAGAACTCCGAAGGGTCTGCCTGCAGGAGGCG gagcTGACAGGCCGGCTGCCTGCTGAATACCCCTTGGAGCCTGGGGAGCAGCCTCATCCCATCCGGCGCAGGGCTGCCCCTATCCCCCCACAACCCCGGggactctgcccctctgga GTGCTGGCACTGGAGACGCTAGAGAGAGAGGTTTCAGTTCAGAGGCAAATTGCTGCAGCTGCCAGACGCCTCGCACTGGCCCCAGAGCTGAGTGTggagcagcggcggcggcggcggcaggtCCAGGCAGATGCATCACAGAGACTTCTTGAACTGGAGGAGCAGCTGAGGGGTAGTCGGGCTCTGGTGGGCCTCCCACTTCCCATGCCGCCAGGTCACGGAGGTCCTGGGCTCCGGACCCGAGTAGCCCAGCTCAGCCAAG ATGATGCCTCCCGCTCAGAGAGCAGCTCTCTCTCAGAGTCAGCAAGCCATGAGAATG AGGATCACCATAGTGAGCGGCCTGCACTCCCAAAGGCCCGGGACCAGTTGCGAGCATCGGTATCAGCGGGGGGCAGCCCTGAGCGTCGACCACCCTGGAAGGCAATGCCCTCTCTGCCAGCTACTGAGCTCTATGGAGACCTGAAGAGTCGGAGGAACTCCGTGGCCAGCCCTACCAG CCCCACCAGGACCCTTCCCAGGAGCATATCTAGCTTTGAGGGCAGAAGTGTTCCTGCCACACCTGTCCTGGCCCGGGGCCCTGCACCCCAGCTCTGTAG GCTGGAGGGCCTTCACTCACGCCAGTGGTCTGGCAGCCAGGACTCTCAGATGGGCTTCCCACACACCGATGGCCCTTGGGAGCGTGCCTTCCTCGTCTCTGGCCGGACCCGCCGGAGCAACAGTTCAGAGGCCCTGTTGGTTGACCGAGGTGCTGGGATCTCCAGCTTTGTCTGTGCGCGCTTGCCCCCAGAAGGCCCACCAGTGTCCCCACCCTGCAAAAGCAATGAGAGTATTTTTGAGCGACCAGTCCCAGTGCCCcccccagccttctcttctcGAACAGCTGGGCCTCCAGACCCTCCCCGGGCTGCTCGGCCCAGCTCAGCTGCCCCTCCAGCTCCCCGGGGGCGGCCCCTGCCGGCCTATGGTGACCTGCTACTGGATTACTACCTGGCCCGGGGTGGACAATGCTGGCCTGAGGGCCCAGGCCACCTTTCCTGCAGGGACGGTCTCCTTGTCTTCTTTCCCCCAGCTCCCTCAGCACTTCAAGGGGATGGTGGAGGCGGCATTGGCAGCCCCCTCCTTCGAGCCAAGGACGCACCACCCCATGGAGGGCCTGGGCGTGGGCTAACCAGTCGCACTAAGTCTGATGATGGGGGCCCACTGCCTGGTTCCTTCTGGGCAGGCCCTGGGCCAACTCGTTACCACAGCCATCCAGACCAGTCAGCTGCTGACCCCCGGGGTGGTCACAAGGCTCTGGCCCTCGAGGGACTCCGAGACTGGTACATTCGAAACGTGGGCTCCACAGGAGGGGGTGCTGTGGCAGGCCTTCACCCCTCGGCCCGGGGCCTCCTTCCAGAGGGCCAGGCCCTGCATCCTTCTCCATTCTCCTGGCATCACTCTAGCTACCCACAAGGCCTCCTGCTGCATACTGCTCATGGCACTGAGGCTAGCCCTGAGCCATACTTGGGCTATGCTGGAGTGGCCCTGCCCTCGGCAGTGGTGGCAGCACCAACAGCAGCGACAGCCCTACCTCACTCCCTCAGCTTCACAGCTCCTCCTGTCTCTGGCAG acactACGCAGACTTCCTGTACCCCCCAGAGCTGAGCTCCCACTTAAGTGACCTGGCATTGGAAGGGGATCGGCCCCTGGACTCAGATCCTCGAACCCCAGGGACGTTGGTCTGA
- the CCDC120 gene encoding coiled-coil domain-containing protein 120 isoform X2, whose amino-acid sequence MEVRGQLISSPSYNCPALPLEESPPVKVERLRVLLERQRGLQETLTLKLRELRRVCLQEAELTGRLPAEYPLEPGEQPHPIRRRAAPIPPQPRGLCPSGVLALETLEREVSVQRQIAAAARRLALAPELSVEQRRRRRQVQADASQRLLELEEQLRGSRALVGLPLPMPPGHGGPGLRTRVAQLSQDDASRSESSSLSESASHENGECDPWRMAGRSRNREPTCPTKMSPLCLPLPSEDHHSERPALPKARDQLRASVSAGGSPERRPPWKAMPSLPATELYGDLKSRRNSVASPTSPTRTLPRSISSFEGRSVPATPVLARGPAPQLCRLEGLHSRQWSGSQDSQMGFPHTDGPWERAFLVSGRTRRSNSSEALLVDRGAGISSFVCARLPPEGPPVSPPCKSNESIFERPVPVPPPAFSSRTAGPPDPPRAARPSSAAPPAPRGRPLPAYGDLLLDYYLARGGQCWPEGPGHLSCRDGLLVFFPPAPSALQGDGGGGIGSPLLRAKDAPPHGGPGRGLTSRTKSDDGGPLPGSFWAGPGPTRYHSHPDQSAADPRGGHKALALEGLRDWYIRNVGSTGGGAVAGLHPSARGLLPEGQALHPSPFSWHHSSYPQGLLLHTAHGTEASPEPYLGYAGVALPSAVVAAPTAATALPHSLSFTAPPVSGRHYADFLYPPELSSHLSDLALEGDRPLDSDPRTPGTLV is encoded by the exons ATGGAGGTCAGAGGGCAACTCATCAGCTCCCCAAGCTACAACTGTCCAG CACTGCCCCTGGAAGAGAGCCCCCCAGTGAAGGTGGAGAGACTTCGGGTGCTGCTGGAACGCCAGCGGGGCCTACAGGAGACCCTTACTCTGAAGCTTCGAGAACTCCGAAGGGTCTGCCTGCAGGAGGCG gagcTGACAGGCCGGCTGCCTGCTGAATACCCCTTGGAGCCTGGGGAGCAGCCTCATCCCATCCGGCGCAGGGCTGCCCCTATCCCCCCACAACCCCGGggactctgcccctctgga GTGCTGGCACTGGAGACGCTAGAGAGAGAGGTTTCAGTTCAGAGGCAAATTGCTGCAGCTGCCAGACGCCTCGCACTGGCCCCAGAGCTGAGTGTggagcagcggcggcggcggcggcaggtCCAGGCAGATGCATCACAGAGACTTCTTGAACTGGAGGAGCAGCTGAGGGGTAGTCGGGCTCTGGTGGGCCTCCCACTTCCCATGCCGCCAGGTCACGGAGGTCCTGGGCTCCGGACCCGAGTAGCCCAGCTCAGCCAAG ATGATGCCTCCCGCTCAGAGAGCAGCTCTCTCTCAGAGTCAGCAAGCCATGAGAATGGTGAGTGTGATCCATGGAGGATGGCTGGGAGGAGCAGAAACCGAGAACCCACCTGCCCCACCAAAATGTCCCCGCTTTGTCTCCCCTTGCCCTCAGAGGATCACCATAGTGAGCGGCCTGCACTCCCAAAGGCCCGGGACCAGTTGCGAGCATCGGTATCAGCGGGGGGCAGCCCTGAGCGTCGACCACCCTGGAAGGCAATGCCCTCTCTGCCAGCTACTGAGCTCTATGGAGACCTGAAGAGTCGGAGGAACTCCGTGGCCAGCCCTACCAG CCCCACCAGGACCCTTCCCAGGAGCATATCTAGCTTTGAGGGCAGAAGTGTTCCTGCCACACCTGTCCTGGCCCGGGGCCCTGCACCCCAGCTCTGTAG GCTGGAGGGCCTTCACTCACGCCAGTGGTCTGGCAGCCAGGACTCTCAGATGGGCTTCCCACACACCGATGGCCCTTGGGAGCGTGCCTTCCTCGTCTCTGGCCGGACCCGCCGGAGCAACAGTTCAGAGGCCCTGTTGGTTGACCGAGGTGCTGGGATCTCCAGCTTTGTCTGTGCGCGCTTGCCCCCAGAAGGCCCACCAGTGTCCCCACCCTGCAAAAGCAATGAGAGTATTTTTGAGCGACCAGTCCCAGTGCCCcccccagccttctcttctcGAACAGCTGGGCCTCCAGACCCTCCCCGGGCTGCTCGGCCCAGCTCAGCTGCCCCTCCAGCTCCCCGGGGGCGGCCCCTGCCGGCCTATGGTGACCTGCTACTGGATTACTACCTGGCCCGGGGTGGACAATGCTGGCCTGAGGGCCCAGGCCACCTTTCCTGCAGGGACGGTCTCCTTGTCTTCTTTCCCCCAGCTCCCTCAGCACTTCAAGGGGATGGTGGAGGCGGCATTGGCAGCCCCCTCCTTCGAGCCAAGGACGCACCACCCCATGGAGGGCCTGGGCGTGGGCTAACCAGTCGCACTAAGTCTGATGATGGGGGCCCACTGCCTGGTTCCTTCTGGGCAGGCCCTGGGCCAACTCGTTACCACAGCCATCCAGACCAGTCAGCTGCTGACCCCCGGGGTGGTCACAAGGCTCTGGCCCTCGAGGGACTCCGAGACTGGTACATTCGAAACGTGGGCTCCACAGGAGGGGGTGCTGTGGCAGGCCTTCACCCCTCGGCCCGGGGCCTCCTTCCAGAGGGCCAGGCCCTGCATCCTTCTCCATTCTCCTGGCATCACTCTAGCTACCCACAAGGCCTCCTGCTGCATACTGCTCATGGCACTGAGGCTAGCCCTGAGCCATACTTGGGCTATGCTGGAGTGGCCCTGCCCTCGGCAGTGGTGGCAGCACCAACAGCAGCGACAGCCCTACCTCACTCCCTCAGCTTCACAGCTCCTCCTGTCTCTGGCAG acactACGCAGACTTCCTGTACCCCCCAGAGCTGAGCTCCCACTTAAGTGACCTGGCATTGGAAGGGGATCGGCCCCTGGACTCAGATCCTCGAACCCCAGGGACGTTGGTCTGA
- the CCDC120 gene encoding coiled-coil domain-containing protein 120 isoform X1, with amino-acid sequence MIRMEVRGQLISSPSYNCPALPLEESPPVKVERLRVLLERQRGLQETLTLKLRELRRVCLQEAELTGRLPAEYPLEPGEQPHPIRRRAAPIPPQPRGLCPSGVLALETLEREVSVQRQIAAAARRLALAPELSVEQRRRRRQVQADASQRLLELEEQLRGSRALVGLPLPMPPGHGGPGLRTRVAQLSQDDASRSESSSLSESASHENGECDPWRMAGRSRNREPTCPTKMSPLCLPLPSEDHHSERPALPKARDQLRASVSAGGSPERRPPWKAMPSLPATELYGDLKSRRNSVASPTSPTRTLPRSISSFEGRSVPATPVLARGPAPQLCRLEGLHSRQWSGSQDSQMGFPHTDGPWERAFLVSGRTRRSNSSEALLVDRGAGISSFVCARLPPEGPPVSPPCKSNESIFERPVPVPPPAFSSRTAGPPDPPRAARPSSAAPPAPRGRPLPAYGDLLLDYYLARGGQCWPEGPGHLSCRDGLLVFFPPAPSALQGDGGGGIGSPLLRAKDAPPHGGPGRGLTSRTKSDDGGPLPGSFWAGPGPTRYHSHPDQSAADPRGGHKALALEGLRDWYIRNVGSTGGGAVAGLHPSARGLLPEGQALHPSPFSWHHSSYPQGLLLHTAHGTEASPEPYLGYAGVALPSAVVAAPTAATALPHSLSFTAPPVSGRHYADFLYPPELSSHLSDLALEGDRPLDSDPRTPGTLV; translated from the exons ATGATAAG GATGGAGGTCAGAGGGCAACTCATCAGCTCCCCAAGCTACAACTGTCCAG CACTGCCCCTGGAAGAGAGCCCCCCAGTGAAGGTGGAGAGACTTCGGGTGCTGCTGGAACGCCAGCGGGGCCTACAGGAGACCCTTACTCTGAAGCTTCGAGAACTCCGAAGGGTCTGCCTGCAGGAGGCG gagcTGACAGGCCGGCTGCCTGCTGAATACCCCTTGGAGCCTGGGGAGCAGCCTCATCCCATCCGGCGCAGGGCTGCCCCTATCCCCCCACAACCCCGGggactctgcccctctgga GTGCTGGCACTGGAGACGCTAGAGAGAGAGGTTTCAGTTCAGAGGCAAATTGCTGCAGCTGCCAGACGCCTCGCACTGGCCCCAGAGCTGAGTGTggagcagcggcggcggcggcggcaggtCCAGGCAGATGCATCACAGAGACTTCTTGAACTGGAGGAGCAGCTGAGGGGTAGTCGGGCTCTGGTGGGCCTCCCACTTCCCATGCCGCCAGGTCACGGAGGTCCTGGGCTCCGGACCCGAGTAGCCCAGCTCAGCCAAG ATGATGCCTCCCGCTCAGAGAGCAGCTCTCTCTCAGAGTCAGCAAGCCATGAGAATGGTGAGTGTGATCCATGGAGGATGGCTGGGAGGAGCAGAAACCGAGAACCCACCTGCCCCACCAAAATGTCCCCGCTTTGTCTCCCCTTGCCCTCAGAGGATCACCATAGTGAGCGGCCTGCACTCCCAAAGGCCCGGGACCAGTTGCGAGCATCGGTATCAGCGGGGGGCAGCCCTGAGCGTCGACCACCCTGGAAGGCAATGCCCTCTCTGCCAGCTACTGAGCTCTATGGAGACCTGAAGAGTCGGAGGAACTCCGTGGCCAGCCCTACCAG CCCCACCAGGACCCTTCCCAGGAGCATATCTAGCTTTGAGGGCAGAAGTGTTCCTGCCACACCTGTCCTGGCCCGGGGCCCTGCACCCCAGCTCTGTAG GCTGGAGGGCCTTCACTCACGCCAGTGGTCTGGCAGCCAGGACTCTCAGATGGGCTTCCCACACACCGATGGCCCTTGGGAGCGTGCCTTCCTCGTCTCTGGCCGGACCCGCCGGAGCAACAGTTCAGAGGCCCTGTTGGTTGACCGAGGTGCTGGGATCTCCAGCTTTGTCTGTGCGCGCTTGCCCCCAGAAGGCCCACCAGTGTCCCCACCCTGCAAAAGCAATGAGAGTATTTTTGAGCGACCAGTCCCAGTGCCCcccccagccttctcttctcGAACAGCTGGGCCTCCAGACCCTCCCCGGGCTGCTCGGCCCAGCTCAGCTGCCCCTCCAGCTCCCCGGGGGCGGCCCCTGCCGGCCTATGGTGACCTGCTACTGGATTACTACCTGGCCCGGGGTGGACAATGCTGGCCTGAGGGCCCAGGCCACCTTTCCTGCAGGGACGGTCTCCTTGTCTTCTTTCCCCCAGCTCCCTCAGCACTTCAAGGGGATGGTGGAGGCGGCATTGGCAGCCCCCTCCTTCGAGCCAAGGACGCACCACCCCATGGAGGGCCTGGGCGTGGGCTAACCAGTCGCACTAAGTCTGATGATGGGGGCCCACTGCCTGGTTCCTTCTGGGCAGGCCCTGGGCCAACTCGTTACCACAGCCATCCAGACCAGTCAGCTGCTGACCCCCGGGGTGGTCACAAGGCTCTGGCCCTCGAGGGACTCCGAGACTGGTACATTCGAAACGTGGGCTCCACAGGAGGGGGTGCTGTGGCAGGCCTTCACCCCTCGGCCCGGGGCCTCCTTCCAGAGGGCCAGGCCCTGCATCCTTCTCCATTCTCCTGGCATCACTCTAGCTACCCACAAGGCCTCCTGCTGCATACTGCTCATGGCACTGAGGCTAGCCCTGAGCCATACTTGGGCTATGCTGGAGTGGCCCTGCCCTCGGCAGTGGTGGCAGCACCAACAGCAGCGACAGCCCTACCTCACTCCCTCAGCTTCACAGCTCCTCCTGTCTCTGGCAG acactACGCAGACTTCCTGTACCCCCCAGAGCTGAGCTCCCACTTAAGTGACCTGGCATTGGAAGGGGATCGGCCCCTGGACTCAGATCCTCGAACCCCAGGGACGTTGGTCTGA
- the CCDC120 gene encoding coiled-coil domain-containing protein 120 isoform X3, which translates to MIRMEVRGQLISSPSYNCPALPLEESPPVKVERLRVLLERQRGLQETLTLKLRELRRVCLQEAELTGRLPAEYPLEPGEQPHPIRRRAAPIPPQPRGLCPSGVLALETLEREVSVQRQIAAAARRLALAPELSVEQRRRRRQVQADASQRLLELEEQLRGSRALVGLPLPMPPGHGGPGLRTRVAQLSQDDASRSESSSLSESASHENGECDPWRMAGRSRNREPTCPTKMSPLCLPLPSEDHHSERPALPKARDQLRASVSAGGSPERRPPWKAMPSLPATELYGDLKSRRNSVASPTSPTRTLPRSISSFEGRSVPATPVLARGPAPQLCRLEGLHSRQWSGSQDSQMGFPHTDGPWERAFLVSGRTRRSNSSEALLVDRGAGISSFVCARLPPEGPPVSPPCKSNESIFERPVPVPPPAFSSRTAGPPDPPRAARPSSAAPPAPRGRPLPAYGDLLLDYYLARGGQCWPEGPGHLSCRDGLLVFFPPAPSALQGDGGGGIGSPLLRAKDAPPHGGPGRGLTSRTKSDDGGPLPGSFWAGPGPTRYHSHPDQSAADPRGGHKALALEGLRDWYIRNVGSTGGGAVAGLHPSARGLLPEGQALHPSPFSWHHSSYPQGLLLHTAHGTEASPEPYLGYAGVALPSAVVAAPTAATALPHSLSFTAPPVSGRPPDGSKCQAQPPWFGGRG; encoded by the exons ATGATAAG GATGGAGGTCAGAGGGCAACTCATCAGCTCCCCAAGCTACAACTGTCCAG CACTGCCCCTGGAAGAGAGCCCCCCAGTGAAGGTGGAGAGACTTCGGGTGCTGCTGGAACGCCAGCGGGGCCTACAGGAGACCCTTACTCTGAAGCTTCGAGAACTCCGAAGGGTCTGCCTGCAGGAGGCG gagcTGACAGGCCGGCTGCCTGCTGAATACCCCTTGGAGCCTGGGGAGCAGCCTCATCCCATCCGGCGCAGGGCTGCCCCTATCCCCCCACAACCCCGGggactctgcccctctgga GTGCTGGCACTGGAGACGCTAGAGAGAGAGGTTTCAGTTCAGAGGCAAATTGCTGCAGCTGCCAGACGCCTCGCACTGGCCCCAGAGCTGAGTGTggagcagcggcggcggcggcggcaggtCCAGGCAGATGCATCACAGAGACTTCTTGAACTGGAGGAGCAGCTGAGGGGTAGTCGGGCTCTGGTGGGCCTCCCACTTCCCATGCCGCCAGGTCACGGAGGTCCTGGGCTCCGGACCCGAGTAGCCCAGCTCAGCCAAG ATGATGCCTCCCGCTCAGAGAGCAGCTCTCTCTCAGAGTCAGCAAGCCATGAGAATGGTGAGTGTGATCCATGGAGGATGGCTGGGAGGAGCAGAAACCGAGAACCCACCTGCCCCACCAAAATGTCCCCGCTTTGTCTCCCCTTGCCCTCAGAGGATCACCATAGTGAGCGGCCTGCACTCCCAAAGGCCCGGGACCAGTTGCGAGCATCGGTATCAGCGGGGGGCAGCCCTGAGCGTCGACCACCCTGGAAGGCAATGCCCTCTCTGCCAGCTACTGAGCTCTATGGAGACCTGAAGAGTCGGAGGAACTCCGTGGCCAGCCCTACCAG CCCCACCAGGACCCTTCCCAGGAGCATATCTAGCTTTGAGGGCAGAAGTGTTCCTGCCACACCTGTCCTGGCCCGGGGCCCTGCACCCCAGCTCTGTAG GCTGGAGGGCCTTCACTCACGCCAGTGGTCTGGCAGCCAGGACTCTCAGATGGGCTTCCCACACACCGATGGCCCTTGGGAGCGTGCCTTCCTCGTCTCTGGCCGGACCCGCCGGAGCAACAGTTCAGAGGCCCTGTTGGTTGACCGAGGTGCTGGGATCTCCAGCTTTGTCTGTGCGCGCTTGCCCCCAGAAGGCCCACCAGTGTCCCCACCCTGCAAAAGCAATGAGAGTATTTTTGAGCGACCAGTCCCAGTGCCCcccccagccttctcttctcGAACAGCTGGGCCTCCAGACCCTCCCCGGGCTGCTCGGCCCAGCTCAGCTGCCCCTCCAGCTCCCCGGGGGCGGCCCCTGCCGGCCTATGGTGACCTGCTACTGGATTACTACCTGGCCCGGGGTGGACAATGCTGGCCTGAGGGCCCAGGCCACCTTTCCTGCAGGGACGGTCTCCTTGTCTTCTTTCCCCCAGCTCCCTCAGCACTTCAAGGGGATGGTGGAGGCGGCATTGGCAGCCCCCTCCTTCGAGCCAAGGACGCACCACCCCATGGAGGGCCTGGGCGTGGGCTAACCAGTCGCACTAAGTCTGATGATGGGGGCCCACTGCCTGGTTCCTTCTGGGCAGGCCCTGGGCCAACTCGTTACCACAGCCATCCAGACCAGTCAGCTGCTGACCCCCGGGGTGGTCACAAGGCTCTGGCCCTCGAGGGACTCCGAGACTGGTACATTCGAAACGTGGGCTCCACAGGAGGGGGTGCTGTGGCAGGCCTTCACCCCTCGGCCCGGGGCCTCCTTCCAGAGGGCCAGGCCCTGCATCCTTCTCCATTCTCCTGGCATCACTCTAGCTACCCACAAGGCCTCCTGCTGCATACTGCTCATGGCACTGAGGCTAGCCCTGAGCCATACTTGGGCTATGCTGGAGTGGCCCTGCCCTCGGCAGTGGTGGCAGCACCAACAGCAGCGACAGCCCTACCTCACTCCCTCAGCTTCACAGCTCCTCCTGTCTCTGGCAG GCCTCCGGATGGAAGCAAGTGCCAGGCTCAGCCACCCTGGTTTGGGGGCAGGGGGTAG